The proteins below come from a single Salinilacihabitans rarus genomic window:
- a CDS encoding DUF106 domain-containing protein — translation MTRTAEKIDALVSEDASMADALETVREEADANGGEVEWADVRGDLTSGQWGRLIEKGVLVDGDEGFEIADREAFDEALDGDGETAIPDVDIDEEASKWSQWDKVAGVTALLFMVGYWFNSVRDTVGAVIDVALGPLDAVLPFYAVILAVAMLTGLYSTLLQANLMNTERIAKYQERMQAMQEKRKDVEERKKAAEERGASDAEIERLENEMDRVQEEQMEAMAENLGMFKEQFRPMVWIMLFTIPLFLWMYWKIHSTGPQTVEETVVMPLIGTTDWSADVFGPLRAWIVWYFLCSMGFTQLLRKSLNIDMSPSTT, via the coding sequence ATGACGCGCACAGCGGAGAAGATCGACGCCCTCGTCAGCGAGGACGCCTCGATGGCCGACGCCCTCGAGACCGTCCGCGAGGAGGCCGACGCCAACGGGGGTGAGGTCGAGTGGGCGGACGTCCGCGGCGACCTCACGAGCGGCCAGTGGGGTCGGCTGATCGAGAAGGGCGTGCTGGTCGACGGCGACGAGGGGTTCGAGATCGCCGACCGCGAGGCCTTCGACGAGGCGCTCGACGGCGACGGCGAGACCGCGATCCCCGACGTCGACATCGACGAGGAGGCCTCGAAGTGGTCCCAGTGGGACAAGGTCGCCGGCGTGACCGCGCTGTTGTTCATGGTCGGCTACTGGTTCAACTCGGTCCGGGACACCGTCGGCGCGGTGATCGACGTCGCGCTCGGACCGCTGGACGCGGTGTTGCCGTTTTACGCCGTGATCCTCGCGGTCGCGATGCTGACCGGCCTGTACTCGACGCTGCTGCAGGCGAACCTGATGAACACCGAGCGCATCGCCAAGTACCAGGAGCGGATGCAGGCGATGCAGGAGAAACGCAAGGACGTCGAGGAGCGAAAGAAGGCGGCCGAGGAGCGTGGCGCCAGCGACGCGGAGATCGAACGCCTCGAAAACGAGATGGATCGCGTCCAGGAGGAGCAGATGGAGGCGATGGCCGAGAACCTCGGGATGTTCAAAGAGCAGTTCCGGCCGATGGTCTGGATCATGCTCTTTACGATCCCGCTGTTCCTCTGGATGTACTGGAAGATCCACAGCACCGGGCCCCAGACCGTCGAGGAGACCGTCGTGATGCCGCTTATCGGCACCACCGACTGGAGCGCCGACGTGTTCGGCCCGCTGCGCGCGTGGATCGTCTGGTACTTCCTGTGCTCGATGGGCTTTACCCAACTGCTGCGCAAGTCGCTGAACATCGACATGAGCCCGTCGACGACCTGA
- a CDS encoding adenylate kinase, which produces MVQPRILILGAPGAGKGTQSAKIADRFDVDHVTTGDALRGNKEMDISHLDLEYDTPREYMDRGELVPDAVVNAIVDEALSQADGFVLDGYPRNLEQAEELEGMTDLDVVLYLDVSEDELVHRLTGRRMDPETGEIYHLEYNPPEDPAVEDRLVQRDDDTEETVKERLRVYRENTEPVIEHYEERGDLERIDGEQSPDEVWADVKETIEDAA; this is translated from the coding sequence ATGGTACAGCCACGAATTCTGATCCTCGGGGCGCCCGGGGCAGGCAAGGGAACCCAGAGCGCGAAGATCGCCGACCGCTTCGACGTCGACCACGTCACCACCGGTGACGCCCTCCGTGGGAACAAGGAGATGGACATCTCCCACCTCGATCTGGAGTACGACACTCCCCGTGAGTACATGGACCGGGGCGAACTCGTCCCCGACGCGGTCGTCAACGCCATCGTCGACGAGGCGCTCTCGCAGGCCGACGGCTTCGTCCTCGACGGCTACCCGCGCAACCTGGAACAGGCCGAGGAACTCGAAGGGATGACCGACCTCGACGTCGTGCTCTATCTCGACGTGAGCGAGGACGAACTCGTCCACCGGCTCACCGGCCGCCGGATGGACCCCGAGACGGGCGAGATCTACCACCTGGAGTACAACCCGCCCGAGGACCCCGCGGTCGAGGACCGCCTCGTCCAGCGCGACGACGACACCGAAGAGACCGTAAAAGAGCGCCTGCGCGTCTACCGCGAGAACACCGAACCCGTGATCGAACACTACGAGGAACGCGGCGACCTCGAACGGATCGACGGCGAGCAATCGCCCGACGAGGTCTGGGCGGACGTCAAGGAGACGATCGAAGACGCGGCCTGA
- a CDS encoding DUF7289 family protein, with amino-acid sequence MSACRDDPLSPLSQVRGQSAVLGIVLLIGIVAIGSFSIFVVAGGSIDEAQRNAEQERIEQAFVELSQNMATASVDNDSVRTMDFEAGEHGAVTKTNAGNITLEYGGETENVSLGAVEYEGDDGSIVAYQAGGVWRERGNETHMLSAPQVHYEDETLTLPIATVSGEQNLDSGTVTIAHNNTTSHESLSVENESVTMVIESEYYRGWEEYVRTQAGDMAVREVDHENNSVTVLLGYDEVENAFSSGAMYGSKNGLDDDKDHFENATRAPMPELDDVIHEMAEDARNEGEVGDEPVDINLTGKDLSSDISQPLSDGIYYIDEFENGDELNFDISGGNATLIVDGNISVSDSGGINVVNKADENTLKIYSTGEVFRVDGEVCVEACDDGGAKHLQVYGTSEMGSDLGPNSGGAFEGVIYSAADDDNGWWDHENGNGACQDAQARFQGNSFEFNGSIVAHSICAQDASLNIDYDEGLEDANIDIYPEEYSLPPQIHYLNIAEYEIDVENE; translated from the coding sequence ATGAGCGCGTGTCGGGACGATCCGTTGTCACCTCTTTCACAGGTCCGCGGACAGTCCGCGGTGCTCGGCATCGTACTCCTCATCGGCATCGTCGCGATCGGCAGTTTCAGCATCTTCGTCGTCGCGGGCGGGTCGATCGACGAGGCACAGCGAAACGCCGAACAGGAGCGCATCGAACAGGCGTTCGTCGAACTGAGCCAGAACATGGCCACGGCGTCGGTCGACAACGACTCGGTCCGGACGATGGACTTCGAGGCGGGCGAACACGGCGCGGTGACGAAGACCAACGCGGGGAACATCACGCTCGAGTACGGGGGAGAAACGGAGAACGTCAGTCTCGGGGCCGTCGAGTACGAGGGCGACGACGGCAGCATCGTCGCCTACCAGGCCGGTGGCGTCTGGCGCGAACGGGGCAACGAGACGCACATGCTCTCGGCGCCGCAGGTCCACTACGAGGACGAGACGCTTACGCTCCCGATCGCGACCGTCAGCGGCGAGCAGAACCTCGACTCCGGTACGGTTACGATCGCGCACAATAACACGACCTCGCACGAGTCGCTGTCGGTCGAGAACGAGTCGGTGACGATGGTTATCGAGAGTGAATACTACCGGGGCTGGGAGGAGTACGTTAGGACGCAGGCCGGTGACATGGCGGTTCGCGAAGTCGATCACGAGAATAACTCAGTTACCGTGCTACTCGGCTACGACGAGGTCGAGAACGCGTTCTCGTCTGGTGCAATGTACGGGAGCAAGAACGGTCTCGACGACGATAAAGACCATTTCGAAAACGCGACTCGCGCGCCCATGCCGGAACTCGACGACGTAATACACGAGATGGCAGAGGACGCGCGAAACGAGGGTGAAGTCGGGGACGAACCGGTCGATATAAACTTAACTGGGAAAGATCTCTCCAGTGATATTTCCCAACCACTGTCGGACGGAATATACTATATTGACGAATTCGAGAACGGGGACGAACTCAACTTCGATATCAGCGGAGGGAATGCAACGCTGATCGTCGACGGGAATATATCGGTGTCCGATAGTGGCGGGATCAATGTCGTGAACAAGGCGGACGAGAACACGTTAAAGATCTACTCGACTGGCGAAGTGTTCAGGGTAGACGGTGAGGTTTGCGTCGAAGCCTGTGACGACGGCGGTGCGAAACACCTTCAGGTGTACGGAACGTCCGAAATGGGAAGCGATCTCGGCCCGAACAGCGGTGGTGCCTTCGAAGGCGTGATTTATTCGGCGGCCGACGATGATAACGGCTGGTGGGACCACGAAAATGGCAATGGAGCGTGCCAAGACGCTCAGGCAAGGTTCCAAGGAAACAGTTTTGAGTTCAATGGTTCGATCGTTGCGCACTCCATCTGTGCCCAGGACGCTAGCCTGAATATAGATTACGACGAAGGGCTCGAAGATGCCAATATTGACATCTACCCCGAAGAGTACTCGCTTCCCCCGCAGATTCACTACCTCAACATCGCCGAGTACGAGATCGACGTCGAGAACGAGTAA
- a CDS encoding vWA domain-containing protein, with amino-acid sequence MKRVGESRSRSGGSDRGASPQVGIVLLFGMVFVGAMVVMVAGMTMIDDLQGYATDERNEQNFRMVDKTLSTETAAGDGKTSFDIETGDDGEYEVADRGQLSINVTNRLGESCQVSDLPLGTLEHETDRGERMAYQAGGIWRTSGNTTVVVSDPDIRYYTDTHDGIETQRLEVSVTNLRGNVSRGEHTATTTLHKPKGAGCIEEVRFPSSVTITVEDTPYHDGWERFLREEFDADDDQISHDPDARRVEVNAPLGHTRPFADYVDLEPTIYGGLYVTGPENSDKSQINGDLTVDSYDSREDTYANTENTSGDLFVADTDELHLVSQATISGYPVINGDLNATPNSEVSPFAYRYGEDVSPEPDQADALSTELSEPFDSIDDVDDEIDAAQEFLESQPGLPGGTVEDGEYHVDGDLDRSNLEFDVSDGDAHVAVGDSDDPGDLALDDVDVTGGGQVHIYVTGDEIELEDVEVPDDRADAIWIYGGSDTDVTINGDFQGVVYAPGDGNLKIKDDTEIHGAIVGGTLGPGDGGGAGNGAGNGGGAGDTYIGDDVEIHFDVSLRSDVPIPEGDLTVDQEVRLPIDATFVLDRSGSMGPHCTQYGPFGGCWNQHPGNDPDERRLDATRDFIGVLNESQGDKVGVYEFNNYGHEIHHLSNDFDSVNASLDTEADGGTNMAAGMDIALDAYDEDGDDRERVMVLLSDGENNNEYLDQQTRQRAEDAAEDGVTVYTVGLGSDINDDLLEEVANTTGGKYFHVDDADDLAEIFEEEIATDVIEAAEVEFETVTYSVTSSPDEYVIKVDESEVEIED; translated from the coding sequence ATGAAACGTGTGGGTGAATCGCGGTCTCGATCCGGTGGGTCGGATCGGGGTGCTTCGCCGCAGGTGGGTATCGTCTTGCTGTTCGGAATGGTGTTCGTCGGCGCGATGGTGGTCATGGTCGCGGGAATGACGATGATCGACGACCTCCAGGGGTACGCCACGGACGAACGGAACGAACAGAACTTCAGGATGGTCGATAAGACGCTCTCGACGGAGACGGCCGCGGGAGACGGGAAGACCAGCTTCGACATCGAAACGGGCGACGACGGTGAGTACGAGGTCGCCGACCGGGGACAGTTGTCGATAAACGTCACGAACCGGCTCGGCGAGTCGTGTCAGGTCAGCGACTTACCGCTCGGCACGCTGGAGCACGAAACCGATCGGGGCGAGCGGATGGCCTATCAGGCCGGCGGCATCTGGCGCACGTCCGGCAACACGACGGTGGTCGTCTCGGACCCCGACATCCGGTACTACACCGACACGCACGACGGGATCGAGACCCAGCGGCTGGAAGTCTCGGTGACGAACCTCCGCGGGAACGTGAGTCGCGGCGAGCACACCGCGACCACCACGTTGCACAAACCCAAAGGTGCCGGCTGCATCGAGGAGGTCCGCTTCCCGTCGAGCGTCACGATAACCGTCGAGGACACGCCCTACCACGACGGCTGGGAGCGGTTCCTGCGCGAGGAGTTCGACGCCGACGACGACCAGATTTCGCACGATCCGGACGCCCGACGGGTCGAGGTCAACGCCCCGCTCGGACACACGCGGCCGTTCGCCGACTACGTCGACCTCGAACCGACGATCTACGGCGGGTTGTACGTGACGGGGCCGGAAAACAGCGACAAGAGCCAAATCAACGGGGACCTGACCGTCGACAGTTACGATAGCCGGGAAGATACGTACGCGAATACCGAGAACACGAGCGGTGACCTGTTCGTCGCGGACACCGACGAGTTGCACCTGGTCTCGCAAGCGACTATCTCGGGATATCCAGTCATCAATGGGGACCTAAACGCCACGCCCAACTCGGAAGTGTCGCCGTTCGCGTACCGGTACGGTGAGGACGTAAGTCCGGAACCCGATCAGGCCGACGCGCTGTCGACCGAGCTATCGGAGCCGTTCGACTCGATCGACGACGTGGACGACGAAATCGACGCCGCACAGGAGTTCCTCGAGAGCCAGCCGGGTCTCCCCGGCGGCACGGTCGAAGACGGCGAGTACCACGTCGACGGCGATCTGGATCGGTCGAACCTCGAGTTCGACGTCAGTGACGGCGACGCCCACGTCGCGGTTGGTGACAGCGACGATCCGGGAGACCTCGCTCTCGACGACGTCGACGTGACCGGCGGCGGGCAGGTGCACATCTACGTCACCGGCGACGAGATCGAACTCGAGGACGTCGAGGTGCCCGACGATCGCGCGGACGCGATCTGGATCTACGGCGGAAGCGATACGGACGTGACGATCAACGGTGACTTCCAGGGCGTCGTCTACGCGCCCGGAGACGGGAACCTCAAGATCAAAGACGACACCGAGATTCACGGCGCTATCGTCGGCGGCACGCTCGGCCCCGGCGACGGGGGTGGAGCCGGTAACGGAGCCGGTAACGGCGGTGGAGCCGGAGACACGTACATCGGCGACGACGTCGAGATCCACTTCGACGTCTCGCTCCGGTCCGACGTCCCCATTCCGGAGGGCGACCTCACGGTCGACCAGGAGGTGCGACTGCCGATCGACGCCACGTTCGTCCTCGACCGGTCGGGGTCGATGGGACCGCATTGCACTCAATACGGCCCATTTGGCGGGTGCTGGAACCAGCACCCCGGAAACGACCCGGACGAACGCCGCCTCGACGCGACCCGGGATTTCATCGGCGTGCTCAACGAATCGCAAGGCGACAAGGTCGGCGTGTACGAGTTCAACAATTACGGACACGAGATCCACCATCTGAGCAACGACTTCGACTCGGTCAACGCGTCCCTCGACACCGAGGCCGACGGCGGAACGAACATGGCGGCCGGGATGGACATCGCACTCGACGCCTACGACGAGGACGGCGACGACAGAGAGCGGGTCATGGTACTGTTGAGCGACGGCGAGAACAATAACGAATATCTCGACCAACAGACGAGACAGCGGGCGGAGGACGCGGCGGAAGACGGCGTCACCGTCTACACGGTCGGCCTCGGGAGCGACATCAACGACGACCTGCTCGAGGAGGTCGCCAATACCACCGGCGGCAAGTACTTCCACGTCGACGACGCCGACGACCTCGCGGAGATCTTCGAGGAGGAGATCGCCACCGACGTGATCGAGGCGGCCGAGGTGGAGTTCGAGACGGTCACCTACAGCGTGACGAGTTCCCCGGACGAGTACGTGATCAAAGTCGACGAGTCGGAGGTCGAAATCGAGGACTGA